From the Helianthus annuus cultivar XRQ/B chromosome 17, HanXRQr2.0-SUNRISE, whole genome shotgun sequence genome, the window AATTGTGATATCTACCCTTTAACATGTTGTATTCAATTATactaaaaataaacaaattaaagaaaaaaagaTATAAATTATTACCTCATACCGACAACTCTTTTAAGACCCGTTTACAACTTTATTACATGTTTATAACCCGTCTTAACACGTTCTCTTAACGTGTTTAATTTTAATACAAAAGTTATCTAGTTATCTTTTTCTTATGATAAACTGTGCATACTGTAACTGATTGATTTCCTTTTCAATTCACTAAATCATTTTGATGGACAAAAAAACCGGTAGAGCTATTGGGTACAGTACACACCACAGTAACAAGGTACATAGTGGAACTTGATATTCTTGTTTCTTCACTGCTAACAGAAAACATGAAAAACAAAGTGCCACTTTAATTAAGCGTTGTTATATCAAAATGAAATATTTTTAATGAGTATTTcgatttagttatttatttactatggttataaaaaaaattctcagttagtttaatttatatttatatttatatatactaCAAAAGGTATGTGGGTTAATAAAGTCAGGCTGCTGCCTCTCACATTCACTCAcataaattacaattttacctcCAGTTctaaattacgaatttgcccttGTTTGAAATTATGATTTTGTCCCCGGTTCAAAATTACAATATTGTCATCAGTTTAGCTTttgacaaattacgattttaccgtCGGTTCAAAATTACAGTTTTGCTATCGTTTAAGTGACCTCGCTGGAGTAACGGCCGGATGAAAACCGGGGCCGGCTCAGGCTCGAACTTGCGCAACTAGTGGCTAACAAGTTCTTACCATCATTGCCTGGTCCTGCCCCTTTCGCCACAAGCAAGAGTCGAACCGGCGCCTCATGAAGAGGACACCGGCCCAACTACCAACTGGTGTGGAGGCGGCACGGTTTCCCGGCGAAAGCCGTAGCCAAGTCTGACTACCCAGCGagggcccggttaagacaacgtaagtCTGGGCAGATCTTGGTTAGGGTCCCCGATTTGGGGATGTGAATAACCTTAAAAGAAgttcacctttcaaaaaaaaagtttttgctagcaaaactatggaaatgttttgttttaattggttgactcgatttattTTTATTCATGTCAGACAGCTGTCTAAGGGAGGAAACGACACTCAATGGTACTTACCCTAGCCCCAACCAATCAACACCCACCATCTCAAATTTGATACAAATGACCCATTAACTAGTAAACACTGACGACACCTACCCATGCcataaactatatatatatatttaatattaataaaatcaaATTCCACCATCCAATCACAAGCCACCAACAAATCTCAAAGTCAACATCCACCTTGAACAACTACATTCTCATGCGGGTACCCCTCCTGGCTAACCAAACCCGTCTTGCCTACTCTTGGGGGTGGCGACCAAACCCGTCTTGCCTATTCTTGGGGGTGGCGGCCGGTGTTCTGGCATGGGTAAGTACCCTAGACACCTCTACCCGCTAGTGCCTCGTCTCACCTAACACTCATCATTGGTCCTAACAAATTACAGTTGTCCACAGCTTAAAATTATAGTATCGTCATCGTTTTAGCTTTTTTCCTAGCAGAACTATAGTATTGTTTTTTTATTGGTTAAGAAATATTCGGTCTACCATCCCGCAACGCAAACGCGGCATAAaactaaattatttttttattggtTATGCATCATATGTGTGAGTGAGTGCTGAGCTCTCACTTTCAGCATCTGCATCATAAAGGCATCTCCATCTTTTCCATTGACATGTGCCATATGCATAGAAACATGTACTTTTGTCTGTATTTAGCAGTACCACCTCTGGAAAAAAGGGCCCCAAGAATTCTTTTCAAACCTTTGGTGGGTGAGTAGTGATGAAAAGTACTGTGTTTAAGTGAGGAATCTTGTAGATTTCTTTATAATTAAAGGAGGAATCTTTGATTTTTTCCACCAAATTGTTCTTATTTCTACTTTAATAATCAAAGTTAATCTTTCTCTTCTCTCATCACCACCATTGATCTCATCATCTTTTTTTTTAATcccatttattattttattttgttggTTCTCTTTCATTATCAGGCTTTGCACTTTTTCTTGCAGAAAATTTGAAATATTTACTTCTTCACACTGAAAATGGCAGGACTTTGAGCTACTTTCTAGGTTTGTTCTATCTTTTTGTGATGCAGATTTGATTTTTTTCATTGTGCTGATTTGGACTTTTATCATATTTTCTGTTGGTACACATAACTTGTTTGTTCATATGCTTGATCTTTCTTTTTTAGGGTTCTTGTTTCAAACATATTGCTAGATATAGTATAACTTCATTATTTTCAGTACAAATGTTTTGTTCTTGTAAAAATcaatttctgaaaaaaaaaaaaaaattgattcagGGTTTTTCCAAAagctaatttttttaaaaacatataaTTAGCTTTTGGTAATTTATATTTTGATTAAAAGTTCCTGGTTAAATCCAAATCTTTACATTTTTGTAACCAcaaattcttgatttttttattagaattttttttttttttttttttttttttttttttttttttttgtaaagttATAGTTGTGTTCTTTAGTTTCTTGATAGATACAAACATATGATGCATGTATTGATTTGATCTCATGGTATGTCTTATTTATGTATTTTTCTGTAGAATTTAGCTCAAGAAAAAGGGAACTTTGTGAATTTACTATTTAGTATCAATAAAATGATGTCCAGATCATACACTAATCTCTTTGAACTCGCCTCTGGCGAAGCACCATTACCATCATCGGGTTTTGGTCGGGCCGGGAAGAAACTATCGCGGGTTGCAACCGTACCAGGGGTGTTATCGGAACTAGACGATGAAGGTTTTAGTTCCGATGCCCCATCATCGGTCTCTCAAGAGCATATGATCATTGTAGGAAACCAACTCCCGCTTCGGGTCAACAAACGACCCGACGGGAGTTGGAACTTCAGTTGGGACGAAGACTCCCTCCTGTTACAACTCCGAGACGGGCTTAAGGAAGACGTAGAGATCACGTATGTCGGCTGTCTTAAAGAAGAAATCGACCCGAAAGACCAAGATGATGTGGCACAACATTTGCTTGAAAACTTTAAGTGTGTGCCCGCGTTTATACCCCCCGAGCTTTTTAGCAAGTTTTATCACGGGTTTTGTAAGCAACACTTATGGCCATTGTTTCACTATATGCTTCCGTTATCACCGGATCTAGGTGGTCGGTTTGACCGGTCTCTTTGGCAAGCTTACGTTTCAGTCAACAAAATATTCGCTGATAAGGTAATGGAAGTGATTAGTCCGGATGATGACTTTGTTTGGGTACATGactaccatttgatggttttaccTACCTTTTTGAGAAAACGGTTTAATCGGGTCAAGCTCGGTTTCTTTCTGCATAGTCCGTTTCCGTCATCCGAGATATACCGAACGCTTCCTGTACGAGACGAGCTTTTACGGGCCCTTCTGAATTCCGACCTCATCGGATTTCATACTTTTGACTACGCACGGCATTTTCTTTCGTGTTGTAGTAGAATGCTCGGTTTATCTTATCAATCTAAACGCGGTTATATCGGGCTTGAATACTATGGCCGTACTGTAAGCATCAAGATTTTACCGGTCGGGATTCATTTGAAGCAACTTCGAAACGTTCTTGATCTACCTGAAACCGAGTCAAAAGTGGCGGAATTACGAGATCAGTTTCACGGTCGAACTGTGTTACTCGGGGTTGATGACATGGACATCTTTAAAGGGATAAGTTTGAAGCTTTTAGCGTTCGAGAATTTGCTGACTCAGCATCCGGAAAAGAGGGGTAAGGTGGTTTTAGTTCAGATTGCAAATCCGGCTAGAGGTCGAGGGCGAGACGTTCTTGAGGTCCAGTCAGAGACTCATACGACTCGagaaagaattaacaagaaattCGGCCGGCCCGGTTATAAGCCTGTGATCTTGATCGATAACCCGCTTCAGTTTTACGAGCGGATTGCTTATTATGTGATCTCCGAGTGTTGTCTTGTTACTGCTGTAAGAGACGGGATGAATTTGATACCGTATGAGTATGTTATATGTAGACAAGGGAACGAAAAGCTGGATGAAACGTTAGGGGCAAACCCGTCAACACCGAAAAAAAGTATGCTAGTTGTCTCGGAATTCATCGGGTGCTCACCATCTCTAAGCGGTGCCATCCGGGTCAACCCGTGGAATATAGACGCAGTAGCGGAAGCTATGGATTCAGCATTGGTTTATGCTGATGCTGAAAAGCAAATGCGCCACGAAAAACATTACAGATACGTCAGCACTCACGATGTCGCGTATTGGGCCCGTAGCTTTTGGCAAGATCTTGAACGATCATGCCGGGATCATGTGAGGAGAAGGTGTTGGGGTATTGGGTTTGGGTTAGGGTTCCGCGTTGTTGCATTAGATCCGAATTTCCGAAAACTTTCGATCGAACATATTGTTTCTGCTTACAAACGGACTAAAAAACGTGCAATTTTGTTGGATTATGATGGTACTATGACGCAGCAGAGTTCAATCAGCACGGGCCCGAGTTCAGAAGTTATCGAAATAGTGAATAGTTTGTGCCAAGACCCGaaaaatgttgtttttatcgttaGCGGGAAGGACCGTGTTACATTGACCGAATGGTTTTCTTCGTGTGAAAAACTGGGCGTTGCAGCTGAGCATGGTTATTTCTTTAGGTACAAATCTGCACTTTCAAACCTTCAATCTGAGTTCATTAGTTGTCAATATTAAACTATTTACTCTATCATTTATGTTTGATCTTTAATCGATTGTCGCTCAAAGTGTAACTTTATGCACAAAATGTGATTTTATGCATACATTCTCCAAGGGGTGCTAAACAGGTCGTGTTTGCGGGTCCGACCTGACCCGAACCCAAAAATTTTGGacaacccgaacacgacccgaacccgaaaatcgtgtcatacatatgaacccaaACACGACCCGAATATTCGCGGGTTAACCCAAACACGACCCCGTTCCACCCgaattgttaattttttttatttttattttctcaaatttatatatgaaatttaaaattatagtacaaaaacacaaatgtatataatacagTTACATGTTAATTATAAAATATTCTttcagtttctctttttgagttATAATTATTGCACAAAATACCCACCCCCGGGTCACCCCGCCAACCCGACCGGGTTGACACGAACCCGACCcttttagctaaacgggttcgcgttgcaacctgaaactgacctgaacctgtttagactaaacccaaacctgCGAATTTTGTCTTACATTCGTGTCGTGTCAAAAATTCGCACCCCTAAAAATTACTCTATTAAAAAAACTAGattattgttaaaaaaataaaaagcttCTTTTAACCCATACAGGGAAGATAAGGATGCAGAATGGGAAACTTGTGTTGTGGTGCCGGATTTTTACTGGAAACAAATAGCAGAGCCGGTGATGAAGTTGTATACCGAAACGACAGATGGGTCAACCATTGAGACTAAAGAGAGTGGACTTGTTTGGAACTATCAATATGCTGATCCAGACTTTGGTTCGTGTCAAGCTAAGGAGCTTTTGGACCATTTGGAAAGTGTTCTCGCTAATGAGCCCGTTACAGTAAAGAGCGGGCAAAACATCGTTGAAGTCAAACCACAAGTTAGTACTCTTACCATTTCTTGTTTGAACAATATGTATTTGCAATTTATATGTTTGTTTGCATTTACTTACGAATGGGTCACTTAAGGTTGTGTTTATCTCTAATGGGTCAAACaggtaaaaatatataattaaatgtAACCGGGTCAAAGTCATACAAAATGAATTTTAATGTATAAAACCTTCTAGaactttatattcaaataattcgATTATCATCAAATTATATAATTCTTGTAATCACATTTGATAAATTAATCATGTAAATATAAGTCTGACTTTACGGGTCAGCCTTATTGGATTTCCGATGGGAAATTGATGCAGTTTTATTGCAATTTCACATCAACAATTGTCGGTTTAATGACATAATCTAACAAATTAAAAGATTCCGTTAGTGTTAAAAATATCGACAAatttgttttgacctcaaaagtcaaaaGTGACATTTCTATTGCTGTTTTTCAACAGGGGGTCAACAAAGGGCTTGTTGCAGATCGTCTTTTGACAACAATGAAACACAGAGAAATGGTACCGGATTTCGTTCTTTGCATTGGGGACGACAGGTCAGATGAGGACATGTTTGAAGCAATCACAAGAGCAATAGCGGCCCCGAGTCTTTCCCCAGTAGCCGAAGTCTTCGCATGCACAGTCGGTAGGAAACCGAGCAAAGCCAGATACTTTCTCGAGGACACAACCGAGATCCTGAGAATGTTGCAGGGCCTTGCTTCGGTTTCCGAGCAGCAGTCGTTAAACAACGTAACTAAAGGTATTCAAAAAGTGGTCATTGAGTAGGAGGAATTTACCAAACTGCCATTCTTCGAGTCCGTGTTTGTCTGGTTGCTTGTGAATAACTATCATCTTCTCCGAATTTGGCATGAACGGAGAGGTTTAGTTTACATGTTTTGAAAGGTTGAGAGATTGGTGTTATAGAGTATGTAGTTGGTTGGTTAAACTTTGAAGTAAATAAGTTGACTTCTGCTGCTTCAAGTCAAACTTTTAAGGATATGTATTGTGCTTGTGGTTATGGTCAACCCTATTTCTGTATTTGATAGCAATTAGTAACTTTTGAAGATAAATAAAAGACAAGAGTATGAAATATAACAATTGTTTGGCTTGGCCATATCTTCTTTtcctctattttttttttttaaattatcaaaATTACGTAATACTCTtacgttttaataatttttttgaCAAGGTTAATTTGCTTAAAAGATATTTTTAAGCTTACACGTATAGTAATTTGCTTAAAGATATCTTTAGGCTAGTATATCGGACAAGATtaaggaggggagattgagatggtttggacATGTGAAGCGGAGGCAAACGACGGCAccagttagagtagtggaaactcTTACTGTGGAGAGGAGGAGAGGAAGAGGCAGACCCAAACTGACTTGGGATGAGCAGGTTAGGCATGATTTACTAGAGTTGCATCTTTCTaaggacatggtccaagataggacttcgtggaggcgtaggattagggttaaggacttcTAGAGGATATTGCAGTAAGGACTTAGGTGTTTTTTAGGGGTGTAGGTCTTTCTCATTCTTAAATTGACTTTACCGGTAATTGCCTTCTGGTGTTTATGTccaaatgatgttgtatgctattatacatgatttacattatattgtgtCACTCTGATCACTTTCTTGGTATTGATGGCTTCCTATTTACATTATACTATGTccaaatgatgttgtatgctaTTTCTGTATTCTTTGACTTGGTGTGTTGGCAtgttgttcgttttggagccgagggtctcttctggaagcagcctctctatccctagggatagaggcaaggtctgtctacatcccaccctccccagaccctataagtagctttgctatttgtgggatttactgggtatggttgttgttgttgttgtatagtAATTAAGTGATTAATTGACTAGCTTTAGACACGAGTCACATCAAACTAAACCAAAACGATAATCCATCTAATAATTTATACAATTAATTTGCTACGAAGACGGCTTCAATGTTGCAGTAAGTTGATGAATGCGGATTTGGTTCTCATCAGCCAGGATCGTTACATCCTCCGCTAATTTACGAATGGCAATGAAAGCCTCAGCACGCAGAATATCAAAACACGGCTGAATCATAGCTCTTTCTGATGCAGGCAATGGTGCAGTAAGTTGATGAATGCGGATTTGGTTCTCATCAGCCAGGATCGTTACATCCTCTGCTAATTTACCAATGGCAATGAAAGCCTCAGCACGCAGACTATCAAAACACGGTTGAATCTTAGCCCTTTCTGATGCAGGCAGCCTTGTTAGTAATTCATCCACCTGGTGCAACTTTAAAATAACGAGACAGGCATTTTCTGCCCTTTGCTGTACCTGCACATTTAGATTTTCAAAACAGCTCTGGATCTGTACCAAGCTTTCCCCAACTGTCAGTTTATTCCCGGCCACTTGTGCTTTCCCTCGCTCCAGGTGAGCCCTGTTGGCATCCACTAAAATCACCCTTAATTCGGCCATGATCTCATATGCTTTAGTATCCTGCATGAATTTATAGGAAACACTCCAATTATCACTAGATTAATGTTTATCGTAAAACGCTAAACTCGTACTTGTTAATATGTGAAATTGCTTGTCGTGACTTTTTTGCAACTTAAATAAGTACCAATGGAAAGATTGGATTGGAATGTAATGTGATAAATACCTCAGGTAAGACCATTGTCAAGAAGAAGCCTGTAGAACAAATGAATAACATAAATCCACCAATAATAAGCAAAAATTGGTTAACTGCTTGCAATTGTCTACATGAGTTGTGTTGAGCATCGCTTAAAAGGGAAGAGGCGAGGCGTATAGTATAAAGATAGAGTTTTTAGGGGGTGTACACATGTTTTAGTAGGTGGCTTTTTGTTTAGGGATTGTCTCAGAAATTTGTGCAAAAGTagtaagaccacccgtagtgggcgTGGTTTTTCCAAAATTTGCCCAAAAAAAACGCCCAATCACGCCCATACACTGCCACCCTGGGCGTGTTTGACCAATTTTTTTGGTTTGGCGTGTTTAAAATCACGCTGTTGGGGCAAGAGTTTGACCAATCACATTGAAGTTTCATTTTTTTTGCCAATAGCTTTTTTGgctggtttttttatttttatttaattctctacactcttttaacataatgcccacatccccactacacccattttagaaaaacgcccaataatgccccttgctgatTGTACTGCCACATGAcggaaaacgcccaagggtgggggcattattcacccttaccactacgcatggtctaacaAAACTTCAAGTTTTATCATCAGTCAGTCAGTCCCCTGAAACTACTGTTGGTGTATCCAATCCAAGTTTCCAGTTTAGAAAGGTGTTCGTTCAATGTTTAGCTCTGCTCTATCATAATAATATTTTAGTTTTAACCTATAAACAGCATTACATCCAAAATTGAACACACCTTATCATTAAACTAAAATAGGTTTTTTGGCTGGTTAGCATATATCTTTGTTGCTAAAAACAAGTTGATGTGCAGAACCATAATAAAAGTTATAATAATAGCAATTGCGTACTAAAACATCATACTTGCAGTTGGTTTTGAGCTTTTAATCAAAGATTTCATTTGTCATCGTGCTTTCAAGTTTCAACACAACATCATCATACTAAGGGGGACCGGGCGCCCCGTTATCAACCATCCACCACGCCTTGTATAGCGTGGAACACTGCCGCCGCCGGTGTTGATCACGCGTGGATTACTAAACGCGTTGAGAACTTGAattgtgtattttttttaatttctttaatcATGAATCATGTAACTTTGTTGGTAGATAgattaaaaagttaaaaaaaacctTACAAGGATCGAACGAGAATTTCTCAACTGAATATTGAGTAACAGCGGCTGAGATGGAGAAAGAAGGAGCTGATTCAAAGCAAGTGTATGTAGCCTAAAATCCACTTAAAACAAATATTAATGGGCTGGGTTAAGCTGGGCTGGGCTGGGCTAGGATAATAAAAATGTTTGATAAAAAAgtaaagagtaaattgtcattttagtccttgaggtttgaccaaaattgtcagtttagtccaaatagtttttttttcttgccatttttatccaaatagttttgttttctgtCATTTTAGTCTCTGACTTTTGtctttttttgccattttcatccaacccaCTGACTCCATTcaaaatttagttaacttaggtgaattttggtcaaacaacatttttctttctttttatgcAGGTGCGATGGTATGGGGATAGTGTTGTGCCGGTTTACAGTGAAGATGATGGCAGTGGTTGTGGGTTTTACGATGATGGATAAGTGACTTTCTCTCACGCTACCCAATGAACCTTTTTAATTCCATCCAAATACCCCCCATAAAAACCTTTTTATCATCCCTTCTATATCCTCCAAAACTTTAACCGGAGCTTTAAATAACGAAAAATAATATGTAGGAAGACTTTCTAAGACGGATTTAATTAGCGTGTACCTTCCCCTAATAGACAACGCCCAAGCTTTCCACTTAGACAGCCGATTCTTCAATGACCGGATCCCAGTTATTCACTCTATTCATATTCGCCCCCACCTTGATTCCCAAATACACAAAAGGAACCGTACCCATCTTACAACCCAAAACTTCCGACATACTCTCCACCTCCATGTTTGACACTCCCAACCCAAAAAGATTAGACTTTAACAGATTAATTTTCAACCCAGAACATACGTTAAAAACTCTTAACAGTCTTGTAACCGTTCTAACATTTTCCAACGACCAAATCCCCATCATCAAAGCATCATCCGCGTACAGAAGGCGTGATAGCTCCAATCCTCCATTTGGAAGTTTAACACCCTTAAATAATTTCAAGGACGTCGCCTTATTAATCATACTAGCAAACGCTTCCATAACAATGATGAAAAGAAATGGCGAAATAGGGCCTTCTTGTCTAATTCCTTTCGAACAATTAAACATAAACGTAGGCGAACCATTCACCAAAATAGATGATGAAGCCGACGCTAACACCCCTTTTATCCATTTACACCATTTATCTGGAAACCCCATCTGTCTTTTAATATCCAAAAGAAAGTCCCAATTTACATTATCATATGCCTTTTCAAAGTCGCTCTTCATCAAGAACAATCGTTTATTATTCTTCTGTGCCCATGCCATAATTTCATTAATAATCAAAGGACCATCTAGAATGTGTCTACCCGATAAAAACGCTGATTGAGTTACCTCTCAACCGGTTTGCCAACACCTTCGATATTACTTTGCTAATAACCCCTATTAGATTGATTGGCCTATTTTCCCCAACCCCATCGGATCCTTGCATTTAGGAATATGAGTAATAAAGGACGCTCCTACCCCTTTGTTGATTATCCCCTCATAAAATTTCACCAATATATCCAGAAAATCTTTAGCAAAAAACGACCAATATCACTTAATAAAAACAAAAGTTAAAACCATCACCTgagaaaatctttttttttttttttttttttaaatcaacttGGGTTGGTGGACGTTATATAAAC encodes:
- the LOC110921706 gene encoding alpha,alpha-trehalose-phosphate synthase [UDP-forming] 5-like; the encoded protein is MMSRSYTNLFELASGEAPLPSSGFGRAGKKLSRVATVPGVLSELDDEGFSSDAPSSVSQEHMIIVGNQLPLRVNKRPDGSWNFSWDEDSLLLQLRDGLKEDVEITYVGCLKEEIDPKDQDDVAQHLLENFKCVPAFIPPELFSKFYHGFCKQHLWPLFHYMLPLSPDLGGRFDRSLWQAYVSVNKIFADKVMEVISPDDDFVWVHDYHLMVLPTFLRKRFNRVKLGFFLHSPFPSSEIYRTLPVRDELLRALLNSDLIGFHTFDYARHFLSCCSRMLGLSYQSKRGYIGLEYYGRTVSIKILPVGIHLKQLRNVLDLPETESKVAELRDQFHGRTVLLGVDDMDIFKGISLKLLAFENLLTQHPEKRGKVVLVQIANPARGRGRDVLEVQSETHTTRERINKKFGRPGYKPVILIDNPLQFYERIAYYVISECCLVTAVRDGMNLIPYEYVICRQGNEKLDETLGANPSTPKKSMLVVSEFIGCSPSLSGAIRVNPWNIDAVAEAMDSALVYADAEKQMRHEKHYRYVSTHDVAYWARSFWQDLERSCRDHVRRRCWGIGFGLGFRVVALDPNFRKLSIEHIVSAYKRTKKRAILLDYDGTMTQQSSISTGPSSEVIEIVNSLCQDPKNVVFIVSGKDRVTLTEWFSSCEKLGVAAEHGYFFREDKDAEWETCVVVPDFYWKQIAEPVMKLYTETTDGSTIETKESGLVWNYQYADPDFGSCQAKELLDHLESVLANEPVTVKSGQNIVEVKPQGVNKGLVADRLLTTMKHREMVPDFVLCIGDDRSDEDMFEAITRAIAAPSLSPVAEVFACTVGRKPSKARYFLEDTTEILRMLQGLASVSEQQSLNNVTKGIQKVVIE
- the LOC110925711 gene encoding uncharacterized protein LOC110925711 isoform X1, producing MKSLIKSSKPTASFFLTMVLPEDTKAYEIMAELRVILVDANRAHLERGKAQVAGNKLTVGESLVQIQSCFENLNVQVQQRAENACLVILKLHQVDELLTRLPASERAKIQPCFDSLRAEAFIAIGKLAEDVTILADENQIRIHQLTAPLPASERAMIQPCFDILRAEAFIAIRKLAEDVTILADENQIRIHQLTATLKPSS
- the LOC110925711 gene encoding uncharacterized protein LOC110925711 isoform X2; its protein translation is MAELRVILVDANRAHLERGKAQVAGNKLTVGESLVQIQSCFENLNVQVQQRAENACLVILKLHQVDELLTRLPASERAKIQPCFDSLRAEAFIAIGKLAEDVTILADENQIRIHQLTAPLPASERAMIQPCFDILRAEAFIAIRKLAEDVTILADENQIRIHQLTATLKPSS